A region from the Lolium perenne isolate Kyuss_39 chromosome 4, Kyuss_2.0, whole genome shotgun sequence genome encodes:
- the LOC127291974 gene encoding uncharacterized protein isoform X3 gives MMYGCRAAWRQRVHLWQRRPLRLHGLSGLFLIGLATKSSIFRGTIVVAIVGTLVFREVVDSIWLWRSLKSEIWSILYASEDGEDEAEDNKPVSGADDKNQR, from the exons ATGATGTATGGCTGTCGAG CTGCATGGAGGCAGCGAGTGCACCTATGGCAGCGGCGGCCTCTTCGTCTCCATGGTTTAT CTGGGCTGTTCCTGATCGGTCTTGCCACCAAGAGCAGCATCTTCCGCGGCACCATTGTTGTTGCCATCGTCGGCACACTCGTGTTCAGAGAGGTTGTTGACTCCATCTGGCTCTGGCGCTCCCTCAAGTCCGAGATCTGGAGCATCTTGTATGCG AGTGAAGATGGAGAAGATGAGGCTGAGGACAATAAACCAGTTTCTGGTGCGGATGACAAAAACCAAAGATAG
- the LOC127291974 gene encoding uncharacterized protein isoform X1: protein MAVEHAGFCHLMLLRRLQQLTSSLAAAWRQRVHLWQRRPLRLHGLSGLFLIGLATKSSIFRGTIVVAIVGTLVFREVVDSIWLWRSLKSEIWSILYASEDGEDEAEDNKPVSGADDKNQR, encoded by the exons ATGGCTGTCGAG CATGCAGGATTTTGCCATCTGATGTTACTCCGTCGGCTTCAACAACTAACCTCCTCCCTTGCAGCTGCATGGAGGCAGCGAGTGCACCTATGGCAGCGGCGGCCTCTTCGTCTCCATGGTTTAT CTGGGCTGTTCCTGATCGGTCTTGCCACCAAGAGCAGCATCTTCCGCGGCACCATTGTTGTTGCCATCGTCGGCACACTCGTGTTCAGAGAGGTTGTTGACTCCATCTGGCTCTGGCGCTCCCTCAAGTCCGAGATCTGGAGCATCTTGTATGCG AGTGAAGATGGAGAAGATGAGGCTGAGGACAATAAACCAGTTTCTGGTGCGGATGACAAAAACCAAAGATAG